Proteins encoded together in one bacterium window:
- a CDS encoding helix-turn-helix domain-containing protein produces the protein MTKKNLYVILIVDKEETAQVNRLKIVQGLPPSVYPPEEKIKGVIKMQHNQTIIMTVRDLAQYLKLHETSIYRMCKERQIPAHRIGSSWRFRKDEIDHWFLEERKF, from the coding sequence TTGACAAAAAAAAATCTATATGTTATACTAATAGTAGATAAAGAAGAGACTGCTCAGGTAAATAGGCTGAAGATTGTCCAAGGCCTTCCACCTTCAGTCTATCCACCTGAGGAAAAAATCAAGGGGGTAATAAAGATGCAGCACAATCAAACAATAATTATGACGGTCAGAGATTTAGCCCAATATCTGAAGCTCCATGAAACAAGTATCTATCGGATGTGTAAAGAAAGGCAGATACCGGCCCACCGGATAGGATCAAGCTGGAGGTTCAGGAAGGATGAGATAGATCACTGGTTTTTGGAGGAGAGGAAGTTCTAA